In Ruminococcaceae bacterium BL-6, a genomic segment contains:
- the thiE gene encoding thiamine-phosphate pyrophosphorylase (thiamine phosphate synthase) (Evidence 2a : Function from experimental evidences in other organisms; PubMedId : 10382260, 16291685, 19888457, 22616866; Product type e : enzyme), which translates to MKSCDKEELRKALKLYAVTDRAWLNGRTLEEQAEEALRAGVTMLQSREKDLEEGAFVQEALRLRKITDRFRVPLIVDDNVRVALSSGADGIHVGQSDLPAARARAEIGPEKILGVSAQTVEQAVRAEKDGADYLGVGSVFPTSTKPDADSVPLETLRAICSAVSIPVVAIGGINEQNALRLSGSGIAGISVVSAIFAQKDIPGAVKRLLALAEKAAGR; encoded by the coding sequence TTGAAATCCTGTGACAAAGAGGAACTGAGGAAGGCGCTGAAGCTGTACGCCGTGACCGACCGCGCGTGGCTGAACGGCCGCACCCTGGAAGAGCAGGCGGAGGAAGCGCTGCGCGCGGGCGTCACCATGCTGCAGTCGCGGGAGAAGGATCTGGAGGAAGGCGCGTTTGTGCAGGAGGCGCTCCGGCTCCGGAAAATCACGGACCGCTTTCGGGTTCCCCTGATCGTCGACGACAACGTCCGCGTGGCGCTCTCCTCCGGCGCGGACGGTATCCATGTGGGCCAGTCGGACCTCCCCGCCGCCCGGGCGCGGGCCGAAATCGGCCCGGAAAAGATTCTGGGCGTCTCCGCGCAGACCGTGGAGCAGGCCGTGCGGGCGGAGAAGGACGGGGCCGATTACCTCGGGGTCGGCTCGGTCTTCCCCACATCCACCAAGCCGGATGCGGACTCCGTCCCGCTCGAAACCCTGCGCGCCATCTGCTCCGCGGTTTCAATCCCCGTCGTCGCGATCGGCGGGATCAACGAACAGAACGCCCTCCGGCTCTCGGGCAGCGGAATCGCCGGAATCTCCGTGGTCTCCGCGATCTTTGCCCAAAAGGACATTCCGGGCGCGGTCAAGCGCCTGCTGGCGCTCGCCGAAAAGGCGGCCGGGCGATGA
- a CDS encoding conserved membrane protein of unknown function (Evidence 4 : Unknown function but conserved in other organisms), with the protein MREILTEKFKESASSVLPITAIVLVLYFTIAPMPFMTLMLFLTGSVLLILGMSIFTLGSDLAMIPMGEAIGSELTKSRRIGLIAGGGFLLGVVVTVAEPDLQVLTKQVPAVPDMVLVAAVAFGVGVFLVLALLRIIFQISLSHLFLASYVLIFTVAAFAAPDYLAVAFDSGGVTTGPITVPFILALGMGVSTVLAGKSSEEDSFGLCALCSVGPILAVLIMGIFFDSSASGYAYESPSEVGSMRELAGLYASTFLDFFREVCVILLPILVMFLLFQILRLRLSRTVLIKIFVGIVYTIVGLSVFLTGVNVGFMPAGKFLGGFLARLPYRWILIPLAAVIGFFVVYAEPAVHVLNKQVEDITSGAISQKMMMAGLSCGVSIALCLSMVRIMRHIDIWYFLLPGYAAALALTFFTPRVFTAVAFDSGGVAAGTMAAAFLLPFAAGVCEAFGGNIMTDAFGIVAMVAMMPLITVQVMGLLYRIKTSSAGAPAAADGDSTIIDVDGGVSEEAPDADREEPAAPRNDGENGQRDFPGPQDAGTAARETPEDQAAL; encoded by the coding sequence ATGAGGGAAATCCTGACAGAAAAATTCAAAGAATCCGCAAGCTCGGTTCTTCCGATCACCGCCATTGTTCTGGTGCTCTATTTCACCATTGCCCCCATGCCCTTTATGACATTGATGCTGTTCCTGACGGGCAGCGTTCTGCTCATTCTCGGGATGAGCATCTTCACGCTCGGTTCCGACCTTGCGATGATCCCAATGGGGGAAGCCATCGGGTCGGAGCTGACAAAGTCGCGCAGGATCGGCCTGATCGCCGGGGGCGGTTTTCTGCTGGGAGTCGTCGTCACGGTTGCGGAGCCGGATCTGCAGGTGCTGACAAAACAGGTTCCGGCTGTTCCGGATATGGTCCTGGTGGCAGCCGTGGCGTTTGGCGTCGGGGTTTTTCTGGTTCTGGCCCTTCTGCGGATCATTTTTCAGATCAGCCTTTCCCATCTGTTCCTCGCGTCTTATGTGCTGATTTTCACTGTTGCGGCCTTTGCCGCGCCGGATTATCTTGCGGTCGCCTTCGATTCCGGCGGGGTGACGACCGGGCCCATCACCGTGCCGTTCATTCTGGCGCTCGGCATGGGCGTTTCGACTGTGCTGGCGGGCAAAAGCAGCGAAGAGGACAGCTTCGGGCTGTGCGCGCTGTGCTCCGTCGGCCCGATCCTGGCCGTTCTGATCATGGGGATCTTTTTTGATTCCTCCGCTTCGGGCTACGCCTACGAATCCCCGAGCGAAGTCGGGAGCATGCGGGAGCTTGCAGGCCTTTACGCTTCCACGTTCCTCGATTTTTTCCGGGAGGTATGCGTCATCCTCCTGCCGATCCTGGTGATGTTCCTCCTGTTCCAGATTCTTCGCCTGCGGCTTTCCCGCACGGTGCTGATTAAAATATTCGTCGGAATCGTCTACACCATCGTGGGCCTTTCCGTTTTTCTCACGGGAGTGAACGTGGGGTTTATGCCGGCGGGTAAATTCCTGGGCGGCTTTCTGGCCCGCCTTCCCTACCGGTGGATTCTGATTCCGCTCGCCGCGGTCATCGGCTTTTTCGTCGTCTACGCGGAGCCGGCTGTCCATGTCCTGAACAAGCAGGTGGAGGATATCACAAGCGGCGCCATCTCGCAGAAGATGATGATGGCCGGCCTTTCGTGCGGCGTGAGCATCGCGCTGTGCCTTTCCATGGTGCGCATCATGCGGCATATCGATATCTGGTATTTTCTTCTGCCGGGCTACGCTGCGGCGCTTGCCCTCACGTTTTTTACGCCGCGCGTCTTTACCGCCGTCGCGTTCGACTCCGGCGGAGTGGCCGCGGGAACCATGGCGGCGGCTTTCCTGCTTCCGTTTGCGGCGGGCGTGTGCGAAGCCTTCGGCGGAAACATCATGACCGACGCGTTCGGCATTGTGGCCATGGTGGCGATGATGCCGCTGATCACGGTGCAGGTCATGGGGCTGCTCTACCGGATCAAAACGTCTTCCGCAGGAGCCCCTGCCGCGGCGGACGGCGACAGCACGATTATCGACGTGGACGGCGGCGTTTCCGAAGAGGCGCCGGATGCGGATCGGGAAGAGCCCGCCGCTCCCCGGAATGACGGGGAAAACGGGCAGCGGGATTTTCCCGGTCCGCAGGATGCCGGAACCGCCGCCCGGGAAACACCCGAAGACCAAGCCGCTCTGTAG
- a CDS encoding protein of unknown function (Evidence 5 : Unknown function) — MLFPHHEKFSDKMFQYGKIEKAENKNPGAGAKSRDLWGKRADFPSSFTAVPFSLYNSAGNRRNRP; from the coding sequence TTGCTTTTTCCACATCATGAAAAATTTTCCGACAAAATGTTTCAGTATGGAAAAATAGAAAAAGCAGAAAACAAAAATCCCGGTGCGGGCGCGAAATCCAGAGATTTATGGGGAAAACGTGCAGATTTTCCTTCTTCTTTCACCGCCGTCCCCTTTTCCCTATATAATAGCGCTGGAAACCGCCGAAACCGGCCTTGA
- the mprF gene encoding Phosphatidylglycerol lysyltransferase, protein MKGSATAKKRFTVITLCLSVGVLLYFLFTTDGIDTLWRIKSNIEPIWLLWAVLAVIGRWLIEGYVLLILSRHLDPRWQFRKSFTVGMIGFLYSALTPFAAGEPMEIYAMNRMGMGAGASGSVITVKALIYQVVMLGYSLFFVAVKLAYFRQILIHLALIVLATLIINGIFITVMLTVMINAKLTKKILRLSMKVIYATRFCRHPRRLYRKIYRQLISFHDSAAIMGRSTPLYLKAGVLTLIQITFSSVIPFFIYRSFHLRGASFFTMLAADTFVTMASEFVPLPGATGGAEGGFFLFFQSAFGSAIIPAILLWRVITYYSSIVFGYLTTSIASKHHLM, encoded by the coding sequence ATGAAGGGAAGTGCAACCGCAAAAAAGCGATTTACTGTGATTACGCTCTGCCTTTCCGTGGGGGTTCTGCTTTATTTCCTTTTTACGACGGATGGCATCGACACGCTTTGGCGCATCAAGAGCAACATTGAGCCGATCTGGCTGCTGTGGGCCGTTCTCGCCGTGATCGGCCGGTGGCTGATCGAAGGGTATGTGCTCTTGATTTTATCCCGCCACCTGGACCCCCGCTGGCAGTTCCGGAAATCCTTCACCGTCGGCATGATCGGGTTTCTTTACAGCGCGCTGACCCCGTTCGCCGCGGGCGAGCCGATGGAGATTTACGCCATGAATCGGATGGGGATGGGCGCCGGGGCTTCCGGCTCCGTCATCACGGTCAAGGCGCTGATCTACCAGGTGGTGATGCTGGGGTACTCACTGTTTTTCGTCGCCGTCAAGCTCGCCTATTTCCGCCAGATCCTGATCCATCTGGCGCTGATCGTTCTCGCGACCCTCATTATCAACGGGATTTTCATCACGGTGATGCTGACGGTGATGATCAACGCGAAGCTGACAAAGAAAATCCTGCGGCTTTCGATGAAGGTGATCTATGCCACCAGATTCTGCCGCCATCCGCGCAGGCTTTACCGCAAGATATACCGGCAGCTCATTTCGTTCCACGACAGCGCCGCGATCATGGGCCGGTCGACCCCGCTTTACCTGAAGGCGGGCGTGCTGACGCTGATTCAGATCACGTTTTCCAGTGTGATCCCGTTTTTTATTTACCGCAGCTTTCATCTGCGCGGGGCCTCGTTTTTTACGATGCTCGCGGCGGATACGTTCGTGACCATGGCCTCGGAATTCGTGCCCCTGCCGGGCGCTACCGGCGGCGCGGAGGGCGGGTTCTTCCTGTTCTTCCAAAGCGCCTTCGGCTCCGCGATCATCCCCGCGATCCTGCTGTGGCGTGTCATCACGTATTACAGCAGCATCGTGTTCGGATACCTGACCACCAGCATCGCGTCCAAGCATCATCTGATGTAA
- the thiM gene encoding 5-(2-hydroxyethyl)-4-methylthiazole kinase (Evidence 2a : Function from experimental evidences in other organisms; PubMedId : 10382260, 16291685, 22938038, 28729425; Product type e : enzyme), which translates to MFEKILENAKKRAPLVHCITNYVTVNDCANILLACGGSPIMADDGEEAAEITSICGGLCLNIGTLNRNTIPSMFLSGKKANELGIPAVLDPVGAGASALRTETALRLLREIRFAVIRGNSSEIRTIAGGGGSTQGVDAALGDAVTEENLAQSADFVRELSRRTGSVISMTGAIDLVTDGKTAYAVRNGTPSLSRISGTGCMLSAVTAAFCAANPRDPLRAAAAAVCAMGLCGERAERKMLETGAGNGTFHMLLLDEMSRLDIKTLEEGKKIEIL; encoded by the coding sequence ATGTTTGAAAAAATTCTGGAAAATGCAAAGAAGCGGGCCCCGCTGGTCCACTGCATCACGAACTACGTCACGGTGAACGACTGCGCCAACATCCTGCTGGCCTGCGGCGGCTCCCCCATCATGGCGGACGACGGCGAAGAAGCGGCGGAGATCACGTCGATCTGCGGCGGCCTGTGCCTGAATATCGGCACGCTGAACCGGAACACGATCCCGTCGATGTTCCTTTCGGGCAAAAAGGCGAACGAGCTGGGCATCCCCGCCGTGCTGGACCCGGTCGGCGCGGGGGCTTCCGCGCTGCGCACCGAAACGGCGCTGCGCCTGCTCCGGGAAATCCGTTTTGCCGTCATCCGCGGAAACAGCTCGGAAATCAGGACGATCGCCGGGGGCGGCGGCTCCACCCAGGGCGTGGACGCCGCCCTCGGCGACGCCGTGACGGAGGAGAACCTTGCGCAGTCCGCCGATTTTGTCCGGGAGCTGAGCCGGCGCACAGGCTCGGTGATCTCGATGACCGGCGCAATCGACCTGGTGACGGATGGCAAGACGGCCTATGCCGTTCGCAACGGCACCCCTTCCCTCTCCCGGATCAGCGGCACGGGCTGCATGCTTTCCGCCGTCACCGCCGCCTTCTGCGCGGCGAACCCCCGCGACCCGCTCCGCGCGGCAGCCGCGGCGGTCTGCGCGATGGGCCTGTGCGGCGAGCGCGCCGAGCGGAAGATGCTCGAGACAGGTGCGGGGAACGGCACGTTCCACATGCTCCTGCTGGATGAGATGAGCCGGCTCGACATCAAAACGCTGGAAGAGGGGAAGAAAATTGAAATCCTGTGA
- a CDS encoding conserved protein of unknown function (Evidence 4 : Unknown function but conserved in other organisms) gives MKLEGAIFDFDGTLLDSMGVWDTLGSDFLRLRGITAKPGLDRALAPLTLPQAAEYLKENYPLDEPPEALVRQINELLAGYYRDTLKAKEGVPALLKRMEAHGVRMYLATATDRPLVEAALKRLKLIRYFSGLVTCAEAGAGKDRPDIYRTALSRLKTKRSRTVVFEDALHAVRSARAAGFRVAAVYDESDAPDSGEIRRLADWYLNNINDWKF, from the coding sequence ATGAAGCTGGAAGGCGCGATCTTCGATTTCGACGGCACGCTGCTCGATTCCATGGGCGTCTGGGACACGCTCGGCTCCGATTTCCTGCGGCTGCGCGGCATCACGGCAAAGCCCGGCCTCGACAGGGCGCTCGCGCCCCTCACCCTTCCGCAGGCGGCGGAGTATCTGAAAGAAAACTACCCGCTGGACGAACCGCCGGAAGCGCTCGTGCGGCAGATCAACGAGCTGCTCGCCGGGTATTACCGGGACACGCTGAAGGCAAAGGAAGGCGTGCCCGCGCTTTTGAAACGGATGGAAGCGCACGGGGTGCGCATGTACCTCGCCACCGCGACCGACCGGCCTTTGGTGGAAGCGGCCCTGAAACGGCTGAAGCTGATTCGGTACTTTTCCGGACTTGTCACCTGCGCGGAAGCGGGGGCCGGAAAGGACCGCCCCGACATTTACCGAACGGCGCTTTCCCGGTTGAAGACAAAGCGGTCCCGCACCGTGGTGTTCGAGGATGCGCTGCACGCGGTGCGGTCCGCCAGGGCGGCCGGATTCCGGGTGGCGGCCGTGTACGACGAAAGCGACGCACCGGACAGCGGCGAGATCCGCCGCCTGGCGGACTGGTACCTGAACAATATCAACGATTGGAAGTTCTGA
- the kimA gene encoding Potassium transporter KimA: MYKKIKSVLIGNALKSTDSESEKFSVLWGLPILSSDAISSVSYACEEILIVLIPVLGLASYKPLMGIAAAIVALLLILVFSYRQTIDSYPNGGGSYSVASDNLGHTAGLVAASSLSIGYVLTVAVSTCAGAAAITSAFPSLLPYKAPIAFVLIAFLTLGNLRGIRDSSILFGVPTYIFMAVMAVMITTGIVKYLVLGYVPEPAVALEMRQSTRDISMFLILKAFSSGCTALTGVEAVSNGVPNFEKPTQKNAKHVLVLVAVTVFIIFSGVCLLASLYQAVPKEDITVVAQIAAKIFGYDSVMFYVVQVSTAVILVMAANTSFADFPQLLSLLGQDGYAARRFASRGARLSFSNGIILLFGLASLLVFLFHGETHALMPLYAVGVFLAFTLSQTGMFRKWMKSREGRWRHKAFINGFGALVTAVTCVIIGVNKFAEGAWLVLICIPLLTLFMTLVKRHYNRVSADLSIAKSGSLLILKEQPEKHILLPIESVNKSFVKAFNYALTLGGSIEVYHVSTDPAVTEKVKKQFAALGTDAQLVIEEAPYRNVNETLLNHVDQRMNELKKHEMLTVVLPQFVIQRRWHYLLHNQTSLLLRSSLIKRRNVAIISIPYIIPD, translated from the coding sequence ATGTATAAAAAAATCAAATCGGTTTTGATCGGGAACGCGTTGAAAAGCACCGACTCCGAATCCGAAAAATTCAGTGTGCTGTGGGGGCTGCCGATTTTGTCGAGCGACGCGATCTCCTCCGTTTCCTACGCGTGCGAGGAAATCCTGATCGTGCTGATCCCCGTGCTGGGGCTCGCTTCGTACAAGCCATTGATGGGGATTGCGGCGGCGATCGTGGCCCTGCTGCTGATTCTGGTATTCTCCTACCGCCAGACCATCGACAGCTACCCCAACGGCGGCGGCTCGTACAGCGTGGCCAGCGACAACCTGGGCCATACGGCGGGTTTGGTGGCGGCTTCATCCCTTTCCATCGGCTATGTGCTCACCGTGGCGGTCAGCACCTGCGCCGGCGCCGCGGCCATCACGTCCGCGTTCCCGTCGCTTCTGCCCTACAAGGCCCCCATCGCGTTCGTGCTGATCGCCTTTCTCACCCTCGGGAACCTGCGCGGCATCCGGGATTCCTCGATCCTGTTCGGCGTTCCGACCTATATTTTCATGGCGGTCATGGCCGTGATGATCACGACCGGGATCGTGAAGTACCTCGTCCTGGGGTATGTGCCGGAACCGGCCGTGGCGCTGGAGATGCGCCAGTCCACCCGGGATATTTCGATGTTTCTGATTTTAAAGGCCTTTTCCTCCGGCTGCACGGCGCTGACCGGCGTGGAAGCGGTAAGCAACGGCGTCCCGAACTTTGAGAAGCCGACCCAGAAAAACGCCAAGCACGTGCTGGTGCTGGTCGCCGTCACGGTGTTCATCATCTTCTCCGGCGTCTGCCTGCTCGCCTCCCTTTACCAGGCCGTTCCGAAGGAGGACATCACGGTCGTCGCGCAGATCGCGGCAAAAATTTTCGGATATGACAGCGTGATGTTCTATGTGGTTCAGGTATCGACCGCCGTGATTCTTGTCATGGCCGCAAACACGTCGTTCGCGGACTTTCCCCAGCTTCTCTCCCTGCTGGGACAGGATGGCTACGCGGCGCGCCGCTTTGCGAGCCGGGGGGCGCGCCTGAGCTTTTCGAACGGCATCATCCTGCTGTTCGGGCTGGCGTCCCTTCTCGTTTTCCTGTTCCACGGGGAGACCCACGCCCTGATGCCCCTGTATGCAGTCGGCGTGTTCCTCGCGTTTACGCTTTCGCAGACCGGCATGTTCCGCAAATGGATGAAGAGCCGCGAGGGCAGGTGGAGGCATAAGGCGTTCATCAACGGATTCGGCGCGCTGGTCACGGCCGTCACCTGCGTCATCATCGGCGTGAACAAGTTCGCCGAGGGCGCGTGGCTCGTCCTGATCTGCATCCCCCTGCTCACCCTGTTCATGACCCTTGTGAAGAGGCACTACAACCGGGTCTCCGCCGACCTTTCCATCGCAAAGAGCGGAAGCCTTCTGATTTTGAAGGAACAGCCCGAAAAACACATCCTGCTCCCCATCGAATCCGTGAACAAATCCTTCGTCAAGGCGTTCAACTACGCCCTCACCCTGGGCGGCTCGATCGAGGTCTACCACGTCAGCACCGACCCGGCCGTGACGGAAAAGGTGAAAAAGCAGTTCGCGGCTCTCGGAACCGACGCGCAGCTCGTGATCGAGGAGGCCCCGTACCGGAACGTGAACGAAACCCTTCTGAACCACGTGGACCAACGGATGAACGAGCTGAAAAAGCACGAGATGCTGACGGTCGTCCTGCCGCAGTTCGTGATTCAGAGGCGGTGGCACTACCTGCTGCACAACCAGACCTCGCTGCTGCTGCGCTCCTCGCTGATCAAGCGAAGGAACGTCGCGATCATCTCGATCCCCTATATCATTCCCGACTGA
- the thiD gene encoding bifunctional hydroxy-methylpyrimidine kinase and hydroxy-phosphomethylpyrimidine kinase (Evidence 2a : Function from experimental evidences in other organisms; PubMedId : 10075431, 8432721; Product type e : enzyme) produces MKKVLTIAGSDCSGGAGIQADIKTIAVHGLYAMSVITALTAQNTTGVSGVLGVDPDFVGRQLDCVFTDIPPDAVKIGMVFSADIIEAVADRLERYGAKNVVVDPVMVATSGDSLLNEDAVRTLIRRLFPLAAVITPNLPEAAKISGLPVRTKNEMEQAGRKIARSRRCAVLLKGGHLTDGADDLLVFPDGRETWFPSRRVDTRNTHGTGCTLSSAIACGLAAGKSLEQSVRDAKDYLTGALLDGLNLGKGNGPVNHTYRIK; encoded by the coding sequence ATGAAAAAAGTTCTGACGATAGCGGGCTCGGACTGCAGCGGCGGCGCCGGGATCCAGGCCGACATCAAGACGATCGCCGTGCACGGGCTTTACGCGATGAGCGTCATCACGGCGCTGACCGCCCAGAACACGACCGGCGTTTCAGGCGTGCTCGGCGTGGACCCCGATTTTGTCGGGCGTCAGCTCGACTGCGTGTTCACCGACATTCCGCCGGACGCGGTGAAGATCGGCATGGTCTTTTCAGCGGATATCATCGAGGCGGTCGCGGACCGGCTCGAACGATACGGGGCGAAAAACGTGGTGGTCGACCCCGTGATGGTTGCGACAAGCGGCGACAGCCTTCTGAACGAAGACGCGGTGCGCACGCTCATCCGGCGCCTTTTCCCGCTCGCCGCCGTCATCACCCCGAATCTGCCCGAAGCGGCGAAAATCTCGGGCCTCCCGGTGCGCACAAAGAATGAGATGGAACAAGCGGGCCGCAAAATCGCCCGAAGCCGCCGGTGCGCCGTCCTGCTCAAGGGCGGCCACCTGACGGATGGAGCGGACGACCTGCTCGTTTTCCCCGACGGGCGGGAAACGTGGTTCCCGTCGCGGCGGGTCGACACCCGCAACACGCACGGGACGGGCTGCACCCTCTCTTCCGCAATCGCCTGCGGGCTCGCGGCGGGAAAAAGCCTGGAGCAGAGCGTGCGGGATGCAAAGGATTATCTGACCGGCGCCCTGCTGGACGGCCTGAACCTGGGGAAGGGCAACGGACCCGTCAACCACACCTACCGGATCAAATAG
- the sdaAB gene encoding L-serine dehydratase (beta chain) (Evidence 2a : Function from experimental evidences in other organisms; PubMedId : 8385012, 9244285, 16014871, 22686449; Product type e : enzyme) produces MNISIFDSTGPIMIGSSSSHTAGAARLARIAALIAGGPFSRVSFGLHGSFAKTYRGHGTDRALVFGALGYREDDERLPQAFELAKQAGLAYDFYEINLEGAHENTAKITFFLNDGSRQEIVGSSIGGAQIVIHRINGFETDFTAQSPALFISQQDRPGTVSDVTAVLADYRINIGVMKVSRKEKGGLALCTIETDDPIPEEAVQRLKKVRHVLSAQAVNLMEEEE; encoded by the coding sequence TTGAATATCAGCATTTTCGATTCCACGGGGCCGATCATGATCGGTTCCTCCAGCTCCCACACGGCCGGCGCCGCCCGGCTTGCGCGCATTGCGGCGCTGATCGCGGGCGGCCCGTTTTCCCGCGTGTCGTTCGGGCTCCACGGCTCGTTCGCGAAGACCTATCGCGGGCACGGAACCGACCGCGCTCTGGTGTTCGGCGCACTCGGCTACCGCGAGGATGACGAGCGGCTTCCGCAGGCGTTTGAGCTGGCGAAGCAGGCGGGGCTCGCTTACGATTTTTATGAGATCAATCTGGAGGGCGCGCACGAGAACACCGCCAAAATCACCTTTTTCCTGAACGACGGGAGCCGGCAGGAAATCGTCGGCTCATCCATCGGCGGGGCGCAGATCGTCATCCACCGGATCAACGGGTTCGAAACCGACTTTACCGCGCAGTCCCCCGCGCTGTTCATCAGCCAGCAGGACCGGCCCGGCACGGTGAGCGACGTGACGGCGGTGCTAGCCGACTACCGCATCAACATCGGCGTCATGAAGGTGAGCCGGAAGGAAAAGGGCGGCCTTGCGCTGTGCACGATCGAAACGGACGACCCGATCCCCGAGGAAGCGGTGCAGCGCCTGAAAAAAGTGCGCCATGTCCTGAGCGCGCAGGCCGTCAATCTGATGGAGGAAGAGGAGTGA
- the sdaAA gene encoding L-serine dehydratase (alpha chain) (Evidence 2a : Function from experimental evidences in other organisms; PubMedId : 2504697, 16014871, 22686449; Product type e : enzyme): MYRNFEELLDLARKEGAPLWRIILENEMQISGKSEEQIFARLEKTFGVMERSASRALETPLSSVGGLITGVSSHQNAYAQSGRTFCGAALNRLMALALSCSEVNASMGKICAAPTAGACGIVPAVLIVVRDQLGLTRDETLKGLITASGVGAIIMANATVSGAEGGCQAECGTAAAMAATAAVELAGGPPETAADACCFALMNAMGLVCDPVAGLVQVPCAQRNASQAVNALLSADLALGGMHSIIPPDEVIGAMYSTGRMLPVQLRETAQGGLAATPTAKRLFQKIFRENPLKDSAES; this comes from the coding sequence ATGTACCGGAACTTTGAAGAGCTTCTGGATCTGGCGCGGAAGGAAGGCGCTCCCCTGTGGCGGATCATACTGGAAAACGAAATGCAGATTTCGGGGAAAAGCGAAGAGCAGATTTTTGCCCGGCTGGAAAAGACGTTCGGCGTGATGGAGCGTTCGGCCTCCCGCGCGCTGGAAACGCCGCTTTCCTCCGTCGGCGGGCTGATTACGGGCGTCAGCTCGCACCAGAACGCCTACGCGCAGAGCGGCCGCACCTTCTGCGGGGCGGCCCTGAACCGCCTGATGGCGCTTGCCCTCTCGTGCAGTGAGGTCAACGCTTCGATGGGGAAGATCTGCGCCGCCCCGACGGCGGGCGCCTGCGGCATCGTGCCGGCGGTCCTCATCGTCGTGCGGGACCAGCTCGGCCTGACGCGCGACGAGACCCTGAAGGGCCTCATCACGGCTTCCGGCGTCGGCGCGATCATCATGGCGAATGCGACGGTGTCGGGCGCCGAAGGCGGCTGCCAGGCGGAATGCGGCACCGCGGCCGCCATGGCGGCGACGGCGGCCGTAGAGCTCGCGGGCGGCCCGCCGGAAACCGCGGCGGATGCCTGCTGTTTCGCGCTGATGAACGCGATGGGCCTCGTCTGCGACCCGGTCGCGGGGCTGGTTCAGGTTCCGTGCGCCCAGCGGAACGCCTCCCAGGCGGTGAACGCCCTGCTTTCGGCCGACTTGGCGCTCGGGGGCATGCACAGCATCATCCCCCCGGATGAAGTGATCGGCGCGATGTACAGCACCGGCAGGATGCTCCCTGTTCAGCTTCGCGAAACCGCCCAGGGCGGCCTCGCCGCCACCCCGACGGCGAAACGCCTTTTTCAAAAGATCTTCCGGGAGAACCCGCTGAAGGATTCCGCGGAATCGTAA
- a CDS encoding Nitrogen regulatory protein P-II has translation MEQFPYSLILVIANQGYSAEVMDAAKSAGAAGGTVVHAVGTEWNHAEKFFGLTLQPEKELILILTGQPLKQKIMEAVSEQNGPGTDAGALVFSVPVGRVAGLQENEPH, from the coding sequence ATGGAACAGTTTCCGTACAGCCTGATCCTGGTGATCGCCAACCAGGGATATTCCGCCGAGGTCATGGATGCCGCGAAATCGGCCGGCGCGGCCGGCGGCACGGTCGTCCACGCGGTGGGCACCGAATGGAACCATGCGGAAAAATTCTTCGGCCTCACCCTTCAGCCGGAAAAAGAGCTGATTCTGATCCTGACCGGGCAGCCTTTGAAACAGAAGATCATGGAAGCGGTCTCCGAGCAAAACGGCCCCGGAACCGACGCCGGGGCGCTTGTGTTCTCCGTCCCCGTCGGCCGGGTCGCCGGCCTTCAGGAAAACGAGCCGCATTGA